The Fragaria vesca subsp. vesca linkage group LG2, FraVesHawaii_1.0, whole genome shotgun sequence genome includes a window with the following:
- the LOC101310662 gene encoding interferon-related developmental regulator 1-like — translation MGKRNNQRKNAAAMMLDSDDDNSSVSSTSTMRSDLMVAPGNDEMHVEKDSLLDQALDALFEKRGSTREKALASILEAFNSSLQHEFVEKKFATLLHQCLNCIKKGSSREICLASHVIGLLALTVGCGDNANEMLEESLPVISQAFKSGSESTKTIALLECLAIITFVGGNDPEQTEKSMQVMWQVVHPKLKSNVVAVKPSAAVITTMVFAWSFLLTTVDGWKLNPKDWQESISYLSGLLDKDDRSVRIAAGEALALIFELGSLEKFSSSTKSSDDGSTEDGNKPRDYVHIQGLKAKIINQARDLAAEAGGRSSAKKDLTNQRNMFRDILEYFEDGYSPEISIKIGGDSLQTSTWSQLIQLNFLKHFLGGGFIKHMQENELLQDVLGFTPKKKNLDSESRLSGGEKRMFRSPNSALNKARTQQLNKQRMLSAGKNIGQFAANVGDDA, via the exons ATGGGCAAGC GTAATAATCAACGTAAGAATGCGGCGGCGATGATGTTGGATAGCGATGACGATAATAGTAGCGTGAGTTCAACGTCGACTATGCGGTCTGACCTTATGGTGGCGCCGGGGAATGATGAAATGCATGTCGAAAAGGATAGCTTGCTTGACCAGGCTCTCGATGCTCTCTTTGAGAAGAG GGGTTCCACTAGGGAAAAAGCTCTGGCTTCAATTCTGGAAGCGTTTAATAGCAGCTTGCAGCATGAGTTTGTGGAAAAGAA ATTTGCCACTTTATTGCATCAGTGTTTGAATTGCATCAAAAAGGGTTCGTCCAGAGAGATATGCTTGGCTTCTCATGTGATTG GATTACTGGCTTTGACTGTTGGATGTGGGGACAATGCTAATGAAATGCTTGAAGAATCCTTACCTGTAATTTCACAGGCTTTCAAATCTGGATCTGAATCCACAAAGACAATAGCG TTGCTGGAGTGTTTAGCTATTATCACGTTCGTTGGCGGTAATGACCCAGAGCAAACAGAAAAATCAATGCAAGTTATGTGGCAAGTGGTTCATCCAAAACTGAAATCAAAT GTAGTTGCAGTTAAACCTTCAGCTGCCGTAATAACCACGATGGTGTTTGCATGGTCTTTTCTTCTTACAACTGTAGATGGATGGAAACTTAATCCCAAGGATTGGCAAGA GTCCATATCATACTTGTCTGGTCTTCTGGACAAGGATGATCGCTCTGTGCGGATAGCCGCTGGCGAAGCTCTGGCGTTAATATTTGAATTAGGAAGCTTAGAGAAGTTCTCCAGTAGCACAAAAAGTTCAGATGATGGCTCAACTGAGGATGGAAATAAGCCTCGAGATTATGTACATATACAAGGACTGAAAGCAAAAATTATTAATCAAGCCAGAGACCTTGCAGCTGAGGCTGGTGGCAGAAGTTCGGCTAAGAAAGATCTTACCAACCAGAGGAATATGTTTCGAGATATCTTGGAGTATTTTGAG GATGGTTATTCCCCTGAAATTTCAATAAAGATTGGTGGTGATTCACTACAGACATCAACATGGTCGCAGCTCATACAG TTGAACTTTTTGAAGCACTTCCTTGGAGGAGGGTTTATAAAGCACATGCAG GAAAATGAACTCCTTCAGGATGTCTTAGGGTTCACTCCAAAGAAAAAGAATCTGGATTCCGAAAGTCGTCTATCTGGTGGTGAAAAG AGAATGTTCAGGTCACCAAACTCAGCTCTCAACAAAGCAAGGACCCAGCAACTTAATAAGCAGAGGATGCTATCAGCG GGTAAAAATATTGGCCAGTTTGCAGCCAACGTGGGGGATGATGCGTAG
- the LOC101295490 gene encoding cyclin-D3-1-like, producing MELAVLSTLEWRMDPITPFAFIDYFITKMQFNKEYPPETKYDIIEGFLLYLTRVINLVQHRPSVLAAAATIMAYDHQLTRAGLEAKIKSFPNLKFLKIEDVCSIYKILQEKEDNGKSTRPPDFTPAESTGSDSARETVTS from the exons ATGGAGCTTGCGGTATTGTCAACATTGGAATGGAGGATGGATCCTATAACTCCTTTTGCTTTTATTGATTACTTCATCACAAAGATGCAGTTCAACAAGGAATATCCACCAGAAACAAAATACGACATCATTGAAGGGTTCCTCCTCTATCTTACCCGAG TGATCAATTTAGTGCAGCATAGACCATCTGTTTTAGCAGCTGCTGCCACCATAATGGCATATGATCACCAATTAACGAGAGCAGGACTGGAAGCGAAGATTAAGTCCTTCCCAAATTTGAAGTTTCTAAAGATT GAAGATGTGTGTTCAATCTACAAAATCTTGCAGGAAAAGGAAGATAATGGGAAGTCTACGCGGCCACCGGATTTCACACCGGCCGAGAGTACAGGAAGTGATTCAGCTAGAGAAACTGTGACCAGCTAG
- the LOC101310952 gene encoding calcium-transporting ATPase 1, chloroplastic-like, producing the protein MESYLNENFDLKAKNSSDEALQRWRNLCWVVKNKKRRFRFTANLDKRSEAETIRRSNQEKFRLAILVSQAALQFIQGLKFSSDYTVPEEVKAAGFQIDADELASIVEGRDVKKLKMHDGVEGLVGKLGTSTVDGISTSEQLLNTRKEIYGVNKFTESPSRGFLLFVWEALQDTTLMILGVCAFVSLIVGIMTEGWPKGAHDGLGIVASILLVVFVTATSDYKQSLQFKDLDKEKKKITIHVTRNGFRQKLSIYDLLPGDIVHLNIGDLVPADGLFISGFSMLINESSLTGESEPVNINDVNPFLLSGTKVQDGSCKMLVTTVGMRTQWGKLMATLTEGGDDETPLQVKLNGVATIIGKIGLFFAVVTFAVLVQGLFSRKLQQGLTWSGDDAVVILEFFAIAVTIVVVAVPEGLPLAVTLSLAFAMKKMMNDKALVRHLAACETMGSATTICSDKTGTLTTNRMTVVKTCICLKIKDVASSTKSSDLCSEIPDSTLKVLLQCIFNNTGGDIVKNKDDRIEILGTPTDAAVLGFGMSLGGDFKAERQASKLVKVEPFNSTKKRMAVVLQLPEGGFRVYCKGASEIILAACDKYMGPNGEVVPLDIASINLLNGIIEQFASEALRTLCLAYMDIGSDFSAESPIPLNGYTCIGIVGIKDPVRPGVKESVEICRSAGITVRMVTGDNINTAKAIARECGILTDGGLAIEGPEFREKSEEELQKIIPKLQVMARSSPMDKHTLVKHLRTTFGEVVAVTGDGTNDAPALHEADIGLAMGIAGTEVAKESADVIILDDNFSTIVTVAKWGRSVYLNIQKFVQFQLTVNVVALVVNFTSACLTGSAPLTAVQLLWVNMIMDTLGALALATEPPNDDLMKRTPVGRTGNFITNVMWRNILGQSLYQFVVIWYLQTKGKEAFQLVGPDSDLILNTLIFNSFVFCQAFNEISSREMEKINVFKGILQNYVFVTVLSCTVIFQVIIIEFLGTFASTSPLTWQQWFVSVTLGFLGMPISAALKFIPV; encoded by the exons ATGGAGAGCTATTTGAACGAGAATTTTGATCTGAAGGCGAAGAACTCATCGGACGAGGCGCTTCAGAGATGGAGGAATCTTTGCTGGGTTGTGAAGAACAAGAAGAGGAGGTTTCGATTCACTGCTAATCTCGACAAGCGTTCTGAGGCTGAGACTATTCGACGCTCTAATCAG GAGAAGTTTAGACTTGCAATCTTGGTTTCGCAAGCTGCTCTTCAGTTCATCCAAG GGCTAAAATTTTCCAGTGATTACACTGTACCTGAGGAAGTCAAGGCTGCAGGTTTTCAAATTGATGCTGATGAGTTGGCATCCATTGTTGAAGGTCGTGATGTGAAGAAGCTCAAAATGCATGATGGTGTTGAGGGACTTGTAGGCAAGCTTGGAACATCAACTGTCGATGGCATTTCTACGTCAGAGCAGTTGCTTAATACGAGAAAGGAAATTTATGGAGTTAATAAATTCACTGAGAGCCCATCTCGTGGATTTTTGCTATTTGTATGGGAAGCCCTACAAGACACCACCCTCATGATACTTGGAGTTTGTGCCTTTGTCTCTCTGATTGTTGGGATAATGACAGAAGGATGGCCAAAGGGTGCCCATGATGGACTGGGAATTGTTGCCAGCATTTTGCTTGTTGTATTTGTGACTGCCACCAGTGATTATAAACAGTCCCTGCAGTTCAAGGACTTGGACAAGGAAAAGAAAAAGATTACAATTCATGTTACGAGAAATGGATTCAGACAGAAGTTGTCAATATATGATTTACTTCCTGGTGACATTGTTCATCTCAATATTGGAGATCTGGTCCCAGCTGATGGACTTTTCATTTCTGGCTTTTCTATGCTGATCAACGAGTCCAGCTTAACTGGAGAGAGTGAACCGGTTAACATTAATGATGTCAATCCTTTTCTCCTTTCTGGAACTAAAGTTCAAGATGGATCCTGCAAGATGCTTGTGACTACTGTCGGAATGAGAACCCAGTGGGGTAAATTGATGGCTACTCTTACTGAAGGTGGAGACGATGAAACCCCCTTGCAGGTGAAACTAAACGGTGTGGCAACTATCATTGGTAAAATAGGCCTGTTCTTCGCTGTAGTGACATTCGCTGTATTAGTTCAAGGATTGTTCAGCCGCAAGCTGCAACAAGGACTAACATGGTCTGGAGATGATGCAGTTGTTATATTGGAATTTTTCGCTATAGCTGTTACAATTGTAGTTGTTGCTGTTCCTGAAGGTTTGCCTTTGGCTGTAACATTAAGCCTTGCTTTTGCTATGAAGAAGATGATGAACGATAAGGCACTAGTCCGACATTTGGCTGCTTGTGAGACAATGGGATCGGCGACAACTATCTGTAGTGACAAGACTGGAACTCTAACTACGAACCGGATGACGGTTGTAAAAACTTGCATATGTTTGAAAATCAAAGACGTGGCTAGCTCTACCAAATCATCTGACCTCTGCTCTGAAATACCTGATTCTACTTTGAAAGTTCTACTTCAGTGCATATTTAACAATACTGGAGGAGATATTGTTAAAAACAAAGATGACAGGATTGAGATACTGGGAACACCCACTGATGCAGCTGTTCTGGGATTTGGGATGTCACTCGGTGGAGATTTCAAGGCAGAACGACAAGCATCAAAACTTGTCAAAGTTGAGCCCTTCAATTCCACTAAGAAGCGGATGGCTGTAGTTCTACAGCTTCCTGAAGGTGGCTTCCGAGTGTATTGTAAAGGTGCTTCCGAGATAATTTTAGCTGCTTGTGACAAATACATGGGTCCAAATGGCGAGGTAGTTCCCCTTGATATAGCTTCCATCAATCTTTTGAATGGTATCATAGAACAGTTTGCTAGTGAAGCCCTCAGAACTCTGTGCCTGGCATACATGGACATTGGAAGTGACTTCTCTGCTGAAAGTCCTATTCCTCTCAATGGATATACATGTATAGGAATTGTGGGTATTAAAGATCCAGTTCGTCCTGGTGTCAAGGAGTCTGTTGAGATTTGTAGGTCTGCTGGTATTACTGTCCGAATGGTGACTGGTGATAACATAAACACTGCAAAAGCAATTGCAAGAGAATGCGGAATTTTGACTGATGGAGGTTTAGCAATTGAAGGCCCAGAATTTCGTGAGAAGAGTGAGGAAGAATTACAAAAAATTATTCCCAAACTTCAG GTAATGGCTCGATCTTCGCCAATGGATAAGCATACTCTTGTAAAACACTTAAGAACCACTTTTGGAGAAGTTGTTGCAGTGACAGGTGATGGTACAAATGATGCTCCAGCACTTCATGAAGCTGATATAGGACTTGCAATGGGAATTGCTGGAACTGAG GTGGCTAAAGAGAGCGCTGATGTGATAATTCTGGACGATAACTTCTCTACAATTGTGACTGTGGCCAAATGGGGACGTTCAGTTTACTTGAACATACAGAAATTTGTTCAGTTCCAGTTAACAGTTAATGTGGTTGCCCTTGTAGTCAACTTTACTTCAGCATGTTTAACTG GAAGTGCTCCCCTTACCGCTGTTCAGCTTCTCTGGGTCAACATGATCATGGACACTCTAGGAGCCCTTGCACTAGCCACTGAGCCTCCTAATGATGATTTGATGAAGAGAACACCAGTTGGGAGGACAGGAAACTTCATTACTAATGTGATGTGGAGAAATATCTTGGGGCAGTCTCTGTATCAGTTTGTAGTAATATGGTATCTGCAGACTAAAGGAAAAGAAGCTTTTCAGCTTGTTGGCCCAGATTCAGATTTGATATTAAACACCCTGATTTTCAACTCATTTGTCTTCTGCCAG GCTTTCAATGAGATCAGTTCTAGAGAAATGGAGAAGATCAATGTCTTCAAAGGCATACTTCAGAACTACGTGTTTGTGACAGTTCTATCTTGCACTGTAATCTTCCAAGTCATAATCATCGAGTTCCTGGGTACATTTGCAAGTACATCTCCTCTCACTTGGCAGCAATGGTTTGTCAGTGTTACACTTGGATTTCTCGGCATGCCTATTTCAGCAGCTTTGAAATTTATTCCCGTGTAA
- the LOC101311241 gene encoding sigma factor SigB regulation protein RsbQ-like, which produces MPSNARILEALNVRVTGLGEQYLVLAHGFGTDQSAWQRILPYFKPNYRIIVYDLVCAGSVNPDYFDFNRYTNLDPFVDDLLTILDAVGVKKCAYVGHSVSAMIGILASIRRPELFSKLILLGASPRFLNDRDYHGGFEQEEIEKLFSAMEANYSAWVNGFAPLAVGADVPAAVREFSRTLFNMRPDISLFVSRAVFNSDLREFLGFVRVPCFIIQTARDHSVPASVANYLKDHLGGRNTIVTLETEGHLPHLSAPGLLARKLRQCLLSS; this is translated from the exons ATGCCCAGCAACGCCAGGATCTTAGAGGCTCTGAATGTCCGGGTAACCGGGTTGGGCGAGCAGTACCTGGTCCTGGCCCATGGCTTCGGCACTGACCAATCCGCCTGGCAGCGCATTCTCCCTTACTTCAAACCTAACTACCGCATCATCGTATACGACCTCGTCTGCGCCGGAAGTGTCAACCCCGATTACTTCGATTTCAACCGCTACACCAACCTCGACCCCTTCGTCGACGACTTGCTCACCATCCTCGACGCCGTCGGTGTCAAAAAGTGCGCCTACGTCGGCCACTCTGTCTCCGCCATGATCGGCATCCTCGCCTCCATTCGCCGCCCCGAGCTTTTCTCCAAGCTCATCCTCCTCGGCGCTTCTCCAAG GTTTCTGAACGACAGGGACTACCACGGAGGGTTCGAGCAGGAGGAGATTGAGAAATTGTTCTCGGCGATGGAGGCGAATTACTCGGCCTGGGTCAACGGCTTCGCGCCACTAGCCGTTGGAGCCGACGTGCCAGCCGCCGTCCGAGAGTTCAGCCGGACCCTTTTCAACATGCGCCCCGATATCTCGCTCTTCGTTTCGCGGGCCGTCTTCAACAGCGACCTGAGGGAGTTTTTGGGCTTTGTCCGGGTGCCCTGTTTCATAATCCAGACCGCAAGAGACCATTCTGTCCCTGCCTCCGTGGCGAACTACCTGAAAGACCATCTGGGTGGCCGGAACACCATCGTGACGCTCGAGACGGAGGGCCACTTGCCGCATTTGAGCGCGCCGGGTTTGTTGGCCCGTAAGCTCCGCCAGTGTCTGTTGTCGTCGTAG